Proteins from a single region of Crassaminicella profunda:
- the tig gene encoding trigger factor: protein MSSTVVKKENNEVTLKIEVPAADFEQAIQKAYNKMKKRFNIPGFRKGKAPRKIIELNYGVEVFYEEAINEVFPKVYEATIDEQKLEPVDRPSLDVEDIVKGQDVVFDVTVTVKPEVTLGDYKGIEVEKKEYNVTDEDVEKEIEGLRERNSRLIAVERPVQDKDTVIIDYAGFVGDEQFEGGTAEKQTLVIGSGQFIPGFEEQLIGKAAGEETEVKVTFPAEYQAEDLAGKDAVFKVTVHEVKEKELPELDDEFAKDVSEHDTLEALKLDIKEKQEKAAKMREEEEVKDAVVKKVAENVQIEIPEVMVEHKIDDMLNEFGYQLQYQGLNLDTYLQYTGTKMEDMREQMKEEAYNRVKTQLTLEAIGKAENIEVAAEVVDEEIEKYATQYKMELDKFKKTLRPTDMESIEDSLRVRKTVDFLVENAKIA from the coding sequence ATGAGTTCAACAGTAGTGAAAAAAGAAAATAATGAAGTAACTTTAAAGATTGAAGTTCCTGCAGCAGATTTTGAACAAGCAATACAAAAAGCATACAACAAAATGAAAAAAAGATTCAATATTCCTGGATTTAGAAAAGGAAAAGCACCAAGAAAGATTATAGAATTAAATTATGGGGTAGAAGTATTTTATGAAGAAGCAATCAATGAAGTATTCCCTAAAGTATATGAAGCTACTATTGATGAGCAAAAATTAGAGCCAGTAGATAGACCTAGTCTTGATGTTGAAGATATCGTTAAAGGTCAAGATGTAGTATTTGATGTTACAGTTACAGTAAAACCTGAAGTAACCCTTGGCGATTATAAAGGTATAGAAGTAGAGAAAAAAGAGTATAATGTTACTGATGAGGATGTAGAAAAGGAAATTGAAGGATTAAGAGAAAGAAATTCAAGACTTATTGCTGTAGAAAGACCTGTTCAAGATAAGGATACAGTAATCATTGACTATGCAGGTTTTGTAGGTGATGAGCAATTTGAAGGAGGTACTGCTGAAAAGCAAACTCTAGTAATTGGATCAGGACAATTTATACCAGGTTTTGAAGAGCAATTAATTGGCAAAGCAGCTGGAGAAGAAACAGAAGTAAAAGTAACTTTCCCAGCAGAGTACCAAGCAGAGGATTTAGCTGGAAAAGATGCAGTATTCAAAGTAACAGTACATGAAGTAAAAGAAAAAGAATTACCTGAACTTGATGATGAGTTTGCAAAAGATGTGAGTGAACATGATACATTAGAAGCTTTAAAGCTAGATATTAAAGAAAAACAAGAAAAAGCAGCTAAAATGAGAGAAGAAGAAGAAGTAAAAGATGCTGTTGTTAAGAAAGTAGCAGAAAATGTACAAATAGAGATTCCAGAAGTGATGGTAGAGCATAAAATAGATGATATGCTTAATGAATTTGGATATCAACTACAATATCAAGGATTAAACTTAGATACATATCTTCAATATACAGGAACAAAGATGGAAGATATGAGAGAACAAATGAAGGAAGAAGCATACAATAGAGTAAAAACGCAATTAACCCTTGAGGCAATTGGAAAAGCAGAGAACATAGAAGTAGCTGCTGAAGTAGTTGATGAAGAAATAGAAAAATATGCAACACAATATAAGATGGAACTAGATAAATTCAAAAAGACATTAAGACCAACTGATATGGAAAGCATTGAAGATAGTCTTAGAGTAAGAAAGACAGTTGATTTCTTAGTAGAAAATGCTAAGATTGCTTAA